The Spirosoma foliorum genome has a window encoding:
- the recQ gene encoding DNA helicase RecQ yields the protein MMQVDEAVHATLKERLKEIFGYSQFRGEQEIIIYSILAGRNTFVIMPTGAGKSLCYQLPAIVSDGTAVVISPLIALMKNQVDQLNAFGINAQFLNSTLSKAEMNKVKKDTLNGTLKLLYIAPESLTKEENLDFLKKANISFVAIDEAHCISEWGHDFRPEYRKIRGIVDNIGNLPVIALTATATPKVQQDIQKNLQMEDANLYKTSFNRKNLYYEIKPKVDAKKQLIKYVKQNKGKSGIIYCLSRKTVEEIAELLSVNDVKALPYHAGLDPQTRMHNQDAFLNEDVDVVCATIAFGMGIDKPDVRFVIHYDAPKSLEGYYQETGRAGRDGLEGNCLMFYSYDDIVKLEKFNKDKPVTERDNAKHLLAEMVSYANLGVCRRRQLLGYFGEFMDKDCGFCDNCLKPTEKIKVQHEVVLALQTVLQTDQRFDVAHLADVLTATNNQYVTSYEHDRLAVYGKGREFNEDCNFWCSLIKQIAIYGYLEKDVDNYGILKLTQRGLNYIEDPYPITLAKDHDYEQAVETKDDDDKDTTPSSGGVAYDEELLGLLKALRKKIAKEKNLPPYVIFQETSMEEMATTYPTTREEMAQINGVGMGKVQKFGRPFIDLISKYVEENEIETAQDVVVKSTVNKSKVKIFIIQQIDRKVDLDEIAESKSLSMEDLMEEIEHICYSGTRLNLDYYINQVMDEDRQDEIYDYFMQADSDNIAVAMREFGGDDFTEQDLRLMRIKFLSEVAN from the coding sequence ATGATGCAGGTTGATGAGGCAGTCCACGCGACGCTTAAAGAACGACTGAAAGAAATATTTGGATATAGTCAATTTAGGGGCGAACAGGAAATCATTATTTACAGCATCCTGGCGGGTCGAAACACGTTTGTTATTATGCCTACTGGGGCAGGTAAGTCGCTGTGTTACCAGCTGCCTGCTATTGTTAGTGATGGTACAGCGGTTGTTATCTCTCCCCTAATTGCCCTGATGAAAAATCAGGTTGACCAGTTAAACGCCTTTGGAATCAATGCGCAGTTTTTGAATTCGACGCTCTCAAAAGCCGAGATGAATAAGGTCAAAAAGGACACGTTGAATGGTACACTCAAGCTGCTTTATATTGCGCCAGAATCCTTAACGAAGGAAGAGAATTTGGATTTTTTAAAGAAAGCCAACATTTCTTTCGTTGCTATTGACGAAGCTCACTGTATTTCTGAATGGGGCCATGACTTCCGGCCCGAGTATCGAAAAATACGAGGTATTGTCGATAACATTGGCAATTTGCCCGTTATCGCGCTGACTGCTACGGCGACGCCTAAAGTACAGCAGGATATTCAGAAAAACCTCCAGATGGAGGACGCCAACCTCTATAAAACCTCGTTCAATCGGAAAAATCTTTACTACGAAATAAAGCCAAAAGTCGACGCCAAAAAGCAGCTTATTAAGTACGTTAAGCAGAACAAAGGCAAGTCGGGTATTATTTATTGCCTTAGTCGGAAAACGGTTGAGGAAATTGCCGAATTACTTAGCGTCAATGACGTAAAGGCGCTTCCTTATCACGCGGGCCTGGACCCACAAACACGAATGCACAATCAGGATGCTTTCCTGAACGAAGATGTTGATGTTGTTTGTGCTACTATTGCGTTCGGGATGGGTATTGATAAGCCCGATGTTCGATTCGTAATTCACTACGATGCTCCCAAATCGCTCGAAGGGTATTATCAGGAAACGGGCCGTGCAGGGCGTGATGGCCTGGAAGGCAATTGTCTGATGTTCTACAGCTACGACGATATTGTCAAGCTGGAGAAGTTCAATAAAGATAAACCCGTTACCGAACGCGATAATGCCAAGCATTTACTGGCCGAAATGGTTTCATACGCAAATCTGGGCGTGTGTCGTCGTCGGCAATTGCTAGGTTATTTCGGCGAGTTTATGGATAAGGATTGCGGTTTTTGTGACAACTGCCTGAAACCGACTGAGAAAATCAAAGTGCAGCATGAAGTTGTTCTGGCTTTGCAAACCGTGTTGCAAACAGACCAACGCTTCGATGTTGCCCATTTGGCTGATGTATTGACCGCTACCAACAATCAGTATGTTACCAGCTATGAGCACGATCGGCTCGCTGTGTATGGTAAAGGGCGTGAATTCAACGAAGACTGTAATTTCTGGTGTTCGCTTATTAAGCAGATCGCTATTTACGGCTATCTCGAAAAAGATGTCGATAACTATGGTATCCTGAAATTGACGCAGCGGGGTTTGAATTATATCGAAGATCCATACCCAATTACGCTGGCCAAAGATCATGATTACGAGCAGGCCGTTGAAACAAAAGACGACGACGATAAAGATACCACGCCATCGTCGGGCGGAGTGGCTTATGATGAAGAGCTGCTTGGGTTACTGAAAGCACTTCGGAAAAAAATTGCCAAAGAGAAGAATTTGCCTCCCTATGTTATCTTCCAGGAGACATCGATGGAGGAAATGGCAACAACGTATCCAACCACGCGCGAAGAAATGGCGCAGATTAACGGTGTGGGTATGGGTAAAGTGCAGAAGTTTGGTCGACCCTTTATCGACCTGATCTCTAAGTATGTTGAAGAAAATGAGATTGAAACAGCTCAAGATGTAGTTGTTAAATCGACTGTTAATAAATCGAAAGTCAAGATCTTCATTATTCAGCAGATCGACCGGAAAGTTGATCTCGATGAAATAGCCGAGTCGAAATCGTTATCGATGGAGGACTTAATGGAAGAAATTGAGCATATCTGTTACTCGGGTACGCGGCTCAACCTTGATTATTACATCAATCAGGTAATGGATGAAGACCGGCAGGATGAAATTTACGACTACTTCATGCAGGCCGACAGTGATAACATTGCTGTAGCTATGCGCGAATTTGGGGGCGATGATTTCACTGAACAAGATCTGCGCCTAATGCGCATTAAATTCCTGTCGGAAGTAGCAAACTAA
- a CDS encoding amidophosphoribosyltransferase, giving the protein MSDAIKHECGIALIRLRKPYQYYIDKYGTALYGANKLYLLMEKQVNRGQDGAGIANIKIDVPAGSRYISRYRSVDQRPVTDIFEKVNKKFRKALKGNKEKAKDAKWLQENIAFTGEVWMGHLRYGTHGANEIENCHPMLRQSNWRSRNLVVAGNFNMTNVDDLFKKLVSLGQHPKDKVDTITVMEKIGHFLDEENQRVFERFKGIYENPDLSDIIEDNLDLQRVLHRSCRDFDGGYAMVGMTGYGAAFVARDPAGIRPAYYYADDEVVVVASEKPAIKTAFNVDYSAIQEVKPGHALIVDKYGEYAEQEFVTPIEKKSCSFERIYFSRATDPDIYNERKSLGKLLIPQILKEIDYDLENTVFSYIPNTAETAFFGMVEGLEEYLYKQRKKAIMEGILFEEELDRVLSFRPRIEKLVAKDVKLRTFITDDSQRDDMVSHVYDTTFEVIKKGQDNVVVVDDSIVRGTTLEKSILRMLDRLGPKKIIIVSSAPQIRFPDCYGIDMSKFKEFIGFRAALELLRERGMDDLLDEVYAQCVAAIESGNANQQNYVKALFDPFTHEELSKKVAQIVTPPDLKAEVAVVYQTVENLHKACPNHSGDWYFTGNYPTPGGNVVVNKAFVNFMEGKLVRAY; this is encoded by the coding sequence ATGAGCGACGCCATTAAGCATGAGTGCGGTATAGCCTTAATCCGGCTCCGCAAACCGTACCAATATTACATAGATAAGTACGGAACGGCTCTTTATGGAGCCAACAAACTCTACCTGCTCATGGAAAAGCAGGTTAACCGAGGCCAGGACGGTGCCGGTATCGCCAATATAAAAATTGATGTTCCGGCCGGTAGCCGTTATATCAGCCGATATCGATCAGTTGATCAGCGACCTGTAACGGACATCTTCGAAAAAGTCAATAAGAAATTCCGGAAAGCGCTCAAAGGCAATAAAGAAAAGGCTAAAGACGCTAAATGGCTTCAGGAAAACATTGCCTTTACGGGCGAAGTCTGGATGGGGCACCTTCGGTATGGCACACACGGGGCCAACGAAATCGAAAACTGCCATCCTATGCTTCGGCAAAGTAACTGGCGGAGTCGTAATCTGGTGGTAGCGGGTAATTTCAACATGACGAATGTTGATGACCTGTTCAAAAAACTGGTTTCGCTGGGTCAACATCCCAAGGATAAAGTTGACACGATTACGGTGATGGAAAAAATCGGACATTTCCTGGACGAAGAGAACCAGCGCGTATTCGAACGCTTTAAAGGCATCTACGAAAACCCGGATCTGTCGGATATTATTGAAGATAATCTGGACCTTCAGCGTGTTTTGCACCGTTCTTGTCGTGATTTCGACGGTGGATACGCCATGGTAGGCATGACAGGTTATGGTGCCGCATTCGTTGCTCGTGATCCAGCTGGTATTCGGCCTGCTTATTATTATGCCGACGACGAAGTAGTTGTCGTTGCCTCAGAGAAACCGGCTATCAAAACTGCCTTCAATGTCGATTACAGTGCTATTCAGGAAGTGAAACCTGGGCATGCGCTCATTGTCGATAAATATGGTGAGTATGCAGAGCAGGAGTTCGTTACGCCTATCGAAAAGAAATCGTGCAGTTTCGAGCGGATTTATTTCTCGCGAGCTACCGATCCTGATATTTACAACGAACGCAAGTCATTGGGTAAACTGCTGATTCCGCAGATTCTCAAAGAAATCGACTACGATCTCGAAAATACCGTTTTCTCCTACATTCCGAACACAGCCGAAACGGCCTTCTTTGGCATGGTTGAGGGTTTGGAAGAATACCTCTATAAACAACGCAAAAAAGCGATTATGGAAGGGATTCTGTTCGAGGAGGAATTGGACCGGGTACTTTCTTTTAGACCGCGTATTGAAAAGCTGGTTGCTAAAGACGTGAAACTCCGGACGTTCATTACCGACGATTCACAGCGAGACGATATGGTGTCGCATGTATACGACACTACCTTTGAGGTCATCAAAAAAGGCCAGGATAATGTCGTTGTGGTCGATGACTCGATTGTACGAGGCACTACGCTCGAGAAAAGTATTCTGCGTATGCTGGATCGTCTGGGACCTAAGAAGATCATTATTGTTTCGTCGGCTCCTCAGATTCGCTTCCCCGATTGCTACGGCATCGACATGTCGAAATTCAAAGAGTTTATTGGCTTCCGAGCTGCGCTCGAATTACTGCGGGAGCGGGGTATGGACGATTTGCTGGATGAAGTTTATGCCCAGTGCGTGGCTGCAATTGAATCAGGCAATGCCAATCAACAGAACTATGTAAAGGCCCTGTTTGATCCCTTTACGCACGAAGAATTATCTAAAAAAGTAGCTCAAATTGTTACGCCACCTGATCTGAAGGCCGAAGTAGCGGTTGTTTATCAGACAGTTGAGAATTTACATAAAGCCTGCCCTAATCATTCGGGCGACTGGTATTTTACGGGTAATTACCCAACTCCTGGTGGTAATGTAGTGGTCAACAAAGCCTTCGTGAACTTCATGGAGGGGAAATTGGTGCGGGCGTACTAA
- a CDS encoding PSP1 domain-containing protein: MPGLKYDVVEVKFKGGRKEYYRNVHQLDLTTGDYVVVEMQSGFHIGAVSLQGELVRLQVKKRAIKINDDTKVIHRLATPKDMERHEQAVLRDLPSLYRSREIVRELKLNMKLSDVEFQSDNTKATFYYSSEERVDFRELIKMLASEFKARIEMRQISLRQEAGRLGGIGSCGRELCCSTWLTDFKNIATSAARYQNLSLNPAKLSGQCGRLKCCLNYELDTYMDALRDIPTIEKPLETQKGRAYLQKTDIFRKLMWFGYGAESTWHPLPIARVLEIVELNKNGIVPESFDLLMPIAEKEPVTAAALNSDLQKLDAKYTSKSTNKKKKKKPRGPEGNSPRPAPNGKVS; this comes from the coding sequence ATGCCAGGTCTGAAATACGACGTTGTAGAGGTCAAATTCAAAGGGGGCCGGAAAGAGTATTATCGGAATGTTCATCAGCTTGATCTGACTACGGGCGACTATGTTGTGGTCGAAATGCAATCAGGCTTCCATATTGGAGCTGTTTCATTGCAGGGCGAACTCGTACGATTACAAGTGAAAAAGAGGGCGATTAAGATTAACGATGACACCAAAGTTATTCATCGCCTGGCTACCCCCAAAGATATGGAACGGCATGAACAGGCTGTTCTGCGTGACTTGCCTTCGCTTTATCGTTCCCGCGAAATTGTCCGGGAGTTAAAACTTAACATGAAATTGTCTGACGTTGAGTTTCAGTCAGATAATACGAAGGCGACATTTTATTATTCGTCCGAAGAACGTGTTGATTTTCGGGAGTTAATCAAAATGCTGGCGAGTGAATTCAAGGCTCGCATTGAAATGCGCCAGATTAGTCTTCGTCAGGAAGCGGGACGATTAGGTGGCATTGGTTCCTGTGGGCGAGAACTCTGCTGCTCAACCTGGTTGACGGACTTTAAAAATATTGCCACGTCGGCGGCTCGTTATCAGAACTTATCATTGAACCCAGCAAAATTATCGGGTCAGTGTGGACGATTGAAATGCTGCCTGAACTACGAATTGGATACGTACATGGACGCCCTGCGCGACATTCCGACGATCGAAAAACCGTTGGAAACCCAAAAGGGCCGGGCGTATCTGCAGAAAACCGATATTTTCCGTAAACTGATGTGGTTTGGTTATGGAGCCGAAAGCACCTGGCATCCATTGCCCATTGCCCGAGTACTGGAAATTGTTGAGCTAAATAAAAACGGTATTGTTCCGGAGTCGTTTGACTTACTGATGCCAATTGCTGAAAAAGAGCCCGTTACAGCCGCGGCTCTTAATAGCGATTTGCAGAAACTAGATGCCAAGTACACGTCGAAGTCAACGAATAAGAAGAAAAAGAAAAAACCGCGCGGCCCCGAGGGAAATTCACCTCGCCCTGCCCCAAACGGTAAAGTCTCTTAA
- a CDS encoding BlaI/MecI/CopY family transcriptional regulator — translation MEKLTAKEEEVMQVLWKMEQGYVKDMVPQFTDPPLHYNTVSTIVRNLEEKGYVGHKAYGNTHEYYPIITKEAYQNRFVLTKVVDEYFDNSYKNLVSYFAKNEKISADELREILAMIEKK, via the coding sequence ATGGAAAAGTTAACAGCGAAGGAAGAAGAAGTAATGCAGGTGCTCTGGAAAATGGAGCAAGGGTATGTTAAAGACATGGTTCCGCAGTTTACGGACCCTCCATTGCATTATAATACCGTTTCGACTATTGTTCGTAATCTCGAAGAAAAAGGATACGTGGGCCATAAAGCGTATGGCAATACCCATGAATACTATCCCATAATCACGAAGGAAGCCTACCAGAACCGGTTTGTTTTAACGAAGGTTGTGGATGAGTATTTCGATAATTCGTACAAGAACCTCGTCAGTTATTTTGCTAAGAATGAGAAGATTTCGGCCGATGAACTGCGTGAGATTCTGGCTATGATCGAGAAAAAATAG
- a CDS encoding phosphatase PAP2 family protein, with amino-acid sequence MVFDFLRKNRFFFLAYLLVLLVVGLLQVVYTQAQLMQWVNARNSPLADQLFPYITYMGDGAFFVILCLVMLIYKWRIGLMGFASFALSSLTSEFFKKIIFNGSPRPLKFFEHSTFEYHIIKGLDIHSYNSFPSGHTTTAFAVFGLLAFLDKQKERGIIYLLLGVLAGYSRVYLFQHFVEDTYAGSLIGTISSVIIYLLMYRWVTNKEKIAGN; translated from the coding sequence ATGGTTTTCGACTTTCTGCGCAAAAATCGTTTTTTCTTCCTGGCCTATCTTCTTGTCTTACTCGTAGTGGGTTTATTGCAAGTGGTTTACACTCAGGCACAGTTAATGCAGTGGGTCAATGCCCGGAATAGTCCTCTAGCCGATCAGCTATTTCCTTACATTACCTATATGGGCGACGGCGCATTTTTTGTGATTCTTTGCCTGGTTATGTTGATTTATAAGTGGCGTATCGGCTTGATGGGCTTCGCCAGTTTTGCACTTTCCTCACTTACATCTGAGTTTTTTAAGAAGATTATTTTTAATGGCTCTCCCCGGCCACTGAAATTTTTTGAGCATTCAACCTTTGAGTACCACATCATTAAAGGGTTGGATATTCATAGCTACAACAGCTTTCCATCGGGACATACAACCACGGCTTTTGCGGTATTTGGCCTACTGGCGTTTCTGGACAAGCAGAAGGAGAGAGGTATTATTTATCTGCTTCTGGGCGTTCTAGCGGGTTATTCTCGGGTTTATTTGTTTCAGCATTTTGTTGAAGATACCTATGCTGGTTCGTTGATTGGGACGATTTCGTCGGTGATTATTTATTTATTGATGTACCGCTGGGTAACGAATAAAGAAAAGATAGCCGGGAATTAG
- a CDS encoding KpsF/GutQ family sugar-phosphate isomerase gives MKVIKNPKTIARAVLLAEADAIRNAVDLLDDQFDATVETLLNTTGRLVVTGVGKSALIGQKIVATMNSTGTPSLFMHAADAIHGDLGMIQDNDVVLIISKSGNTAEIKVLLPLLKRTSVRLIALVSARDSYLAHHADHVLHAFAEHEADPLNLAPTTSTTVALALGDALAVSLLELRGFTRQDFARYHPGGSLGKKLYLKVADIFPHNQCPQVLPDATIKDVIFTISANRLGATAVVDEAGLLIGIVTDGDIRRVAYEHDSFWQLCAKDAMTVGPVCVAPDEYAVAALQLMQERDITQLIVAEEGRVHGFVHLHDLLKEGLI, from the coding sequence TTGAAAGTAATAAAAAATCCTAAGACTATTGCCCGCGCGGTACTCCTGGCCGAAGCTGATGCCATCCGTAATGCCGTCGATTTACTTGACGACCAATTTGATGCAACCGTAGAAACGTTACTAAACACAACAGGGCGTTTGGTAGTAACGGGGGTTGGAAAAAGCGCTCTGATTGGTCAGAAAATCGTAGCCACCATGAATTCGACGGGTACACCTTCGCTGTTTATGCACGCAGCCGATGCCATTCATGGCGACTTAGGCATGATTCAGGATAATGATGTGGTACTCATTATTTCGAAGAGTGGAAATACTGCCGAAATCAAAGTTCTATTACCACTTTTGAAGCGAACGAGCGTTCGGTTAATTGCGCTTGTCAGCGCGCGCGATTCGTATCTGGCTCACCACGCCGACCACGTGCTTCATGCCTTCGCCGAACACGAAGCCGATCCACTGAATCTGGCTCCTACAACCAGTACAACCGTGGCTCTTGCTTTAGGCGACGCCCTGGCTGTCAGTCTTTTAGAGCTTAGAGGTTTCACTCGACAGGATTTCGCGCGTTACCATCCCGGTGGGTCGTTGGGTAAAAAATTATATCTGAAAGTAGCTGATATTTTTCCCCATAATCAGTGCCCACAAGTGCTTCCAGACGCTACAATCAAAGACGTTATTTTCACCATTTCGGCCAACCGTTTAGGGGCCACAGCAGTGGTTGACGAAGCAGGTTTATTAATCGGAATTGTTACGGACGGTGATATTAGACGAGTGGCCTATGAGCATGATTCTTTCTGGCAACTCTGTGCTAAAGATGCCATGACGGTTGGCCCCGTTTGCGTAGCTCCTGATGAGTATGCTGTAGCCGCTTTACAGTTGATGCAAGAGCGAGATATTACACAGCTCATTGTCGCCGAAGAAGGGCGGGTTCATGGCTTTGTGCATCTACACGATTTACTAAAGGAGGGACTTATTTAA
- a CDS encoding gliding motility lipoprotein GldH: MKQLGLVVLIVWLFAGCDTNAVYKEYTDIDDGKWYIKNAPSFTFEITDTSVPYNIYYNLRNSLSYGYYNLYLTRYLRDASGKELESRLDELILMDPKTGKPNGDGLGDLFDHKVLMKHNYRFPKPGKYTVQIKQYMRQDPLLNILSVGITVEKSVPTN, translated from the coding sequence ATGAAACAATTGGGATTGGTAGTATTGATCGTCTGGCTGTTTGCTGGCTGCGATACAAATGCGGTATATAAAGAGTACACCGATATCGATGATGGAAAGTGGTACATCAAAAACGCACCGTCGTTTACGTTCGAGATCACGGATACATCGGTTCCCTACAATATCTACTATAACCTCCGCAACAGCCTGTCCTACGGCTACTATAATCTGTATCTGACTCGTTATCTGCGCGATGCAAGTGGTAAAGAACTGGAATCCCGTCTGGATGAGCTGATTTTGATGGACCCCAAAACCGGGAAACCTAACGGCGATGGATTAGGAGACCTGTTTGATCACAAGGTTTTGATGAAACATAACTACCGATTCCCGAAGCCTGGTAAATACACCGTCCAGATCAAGCAATATATGCGTCAGGACCCCTTACTTAATATTCTGAGTGTAGGAATTACGGTTGAAAAATCCGTACCCACCAATTAA
- a CDS encoding M56 family metallopeptidase has product MEILRYAVLVNALLAIVSIAYYVLLRRETFFSANRLALWLGLAGALFLPLLKLPDWRPERVRTVMHRTAQVIVPRVLPNLASNQPEVTVTFPDKKTYKLFRHTSAKFTWSWPTGLLLFYVSGVFVLIIRFGIQLFSLRRLIRKSTHEPYDDFTLVRNENTTSPFSFFNWVVLNPNYHAPDELDQILRHERVHVRDRHSFDMLGAELVCIVFWFNPAAYLFRQLLHQTLEFSADRAVLAEGVDARSYQYNLIKVSLSTG; this is encoded by the coding sequence ATGGAAATTTTACGCTACGCAGTATTGGTGAATGCACTTCTGGCTATTGTCAGCATTGCTTATTACGTTTTACTTCGACGTGAAACGTTTTTTAGCGCCAACCGATTAGCTCTGTGGTTAGGTTTAGCTGGTGCTCTGTTCCTCCCCTTACTCAAACTCCCCGATTGGCGGCCAGAGCGTGTCCGAACCGTGATGCACAGGACAGCGCAGGTAATTGTTCCAAGGGTTTTGCCCAATTTAGCATCGAATCAACCGGAAGTAACCGTCACGTTTCCAGATAAAAAGACATATAAGCTGTTCCGGCATACGTCCGCAAAATTTACGTGGTCGTGGCCAACTGGACTCTTACTATTCTATGTAAGTGGGGTTTTCGTATTAATTATTCGATTTGGTATTCAGCTATTCTCCTTGCGACGACTTATTCGAAAATCGACACATGAGCCCTACGATGACTTTACGTTGGTTCGCAACGAGAACACCACCTCACCTTTCTCCTTTTTTAACTGGGTTGTCCTGAATCCCAATTACCATGCACCCGACGAACTGGATCAGATTCTCAGACACGAGCGCGTGCACGTACGAGATCGACACAGTTTCGATATGCTGGGAGCTGAACTGGTGTGCATTGTTTTCTGGTTCAATCCGGCGGCTTACCTATTCCGGCAATTGCTCCATCAAACCCTCGAATTCAGTGCCGACCGAGCCGTATTGGCCGAAGGAGTTGATGCCCGATCGTATCAGTACAACCTGATTAAAGTGAGCCTATCGACGGGGTAG
- a CDS encoding RNA polymerase sigma factor has protein sequence MTALEFTNHIGKVSKSLRPFALRLTKDVEDANDLLQDTLLKAFTNRDKYTDGTNLKAWLYTIMKNTFITNYQRMVRKNTFIDTTDNLHYINSIESSTDNLAYSSFAQDDINRAVNGLDDTYKTPFMMHFRGFKYHEIAAKLNIPIGTVKNRIHIARKELKDQLKVYAYFNA, from the coding sequence ATGACAGCTCTCGAATTTACTAATCATATTGGCAAAGTGTCCAAATCGTTACGCCCATTCGCCCTTCGTCTTACAAAAGATGTTGAAGATGCGAACGACTTACTACAGGACACACTACTGAAAGCATTCACCAATCGTGACAAGTACACAGACGGCACTAATCTGAAGGCCTGGTTGTATACGATAATGAAAAACACATTCATCACAAACTATCAGCGTATGGTTCGTAAGAACACATTTATTGATACGACTGATAATTTGCACTACATAAACTCAATAGAAAGCAGCACTGATAACCTGGCTTATTCGTCTTTTGCTCAAGATGATATCAACCGGGCAGTGAATGGCCTCGACGATACTTATAAAACACCGTTTATGATGCATTTCCGGGGTTTTAAATACCACGAAATAGCAGCAAAACTGAATATCCCCATTGGAACTGTGAAGAATCGGATTCACATTGCCCGCAAAGAATTGAAAGATCAATTAAAAGTTTACGCTTATTTTAACGCATAA
- the purD gene encoding phosphoribosylamine--glycine ligase, giving the protein MNILILGSGGREHAFAWKLAQSPLCDKLFVAPGNAGTAQVATNLAVSYTNFSAVADTIRDNKIDLLIVGPEEPLVKGIVDFLRQQPDLASLRIVGPDAKGAQLEGSKDFSKQFMVRYGIPTAASQTFTAATLQEGLAYLETHSLPIVLKADGLAAGKGVIIAETLADAKTAMNEMLDGNKFGDAGSKVVVEQFLRGIELSVFVLCDGENYKILPEAKDYKRIGEEDTGPNTGGMGAVSPVVFASQSFLRKVEDKVVKPTLAGLKQEGIHYQGFIFVGLMKVNGEPFVIEYNARMGDPETEVVLPRLQNDFVELMVATADGELDQISVQVSPQTAVTTMLVSGGYPGDYVTGKIISELDRLEDVLAFHAGTSEKNGQVLTNGGRVLAITAQANSLENAVRKSQEAARLVQFDGKQYRKDIGLDLIRYSD; this is encoded by the coding sequence ATGAATATACTAATACTGGGGTCTGGTGGGAGAGAGCACGCCTTTGCGTGGAAATTGGCGCAAAGTCCATTATGTGATAAATTATTTGTGGCACCGGGTAATGCCGGTACAGCGCAGGTTGCCACTAATTTAGCCGTTAGTTACACTAATTTTTCGGCCGTTGCTGATACAATTCGGGATAACAAAATTGACTTGCTGATTGTAGGTCCAGAAGAGCCATTGGTGAAGGGGATTGTTGATTTCCTGCGCCAACAGCCTGATTTAGCTAGCCTGCGGATAGTTGGACCCGATGCAAAGGGAGCCCAGCTTGAAGGTAGTAAGGATTTCTCGAAGCAGTTTATGGTTCGTTACGGCATTCCGACAGCCGCTTCACAAACATTTACAGCAGCAACCCTTCAGGAAGGCTTAGCCTATTTGGAAACACATTCGCTGCCAATTGTTTTAAAAGCGGATGGATTAGCCGCCGGAAAGGGAGTTATAATTGCTGAAACGCTGGCCGATGCAAAAACCGCGATGAATGAAATGCTCGACGGGAATAAGTTTGGCGACGCGGGCAGTAAAGTTGTTGTGGAGCAGTTTTTGCGAGGTATTGAATTGTCGGTGTTTGTTTTGTGCGACGGGGAGAACTACAAAATTCTGCCTGAAGCGAAAGATTATAAACGCATCGGCGAAGAAGATACAGGCCCAAATACGGGGGGAATGGGGGCTGTATCTCCTGTCGTATTTGCCAGTCAGTCATTTCTTCGGAAAGTTGAAGACAAAGTTGTAAAACCAACGCTGGCCGGTTTAAAACAGGAAGGTATTCATTATCAGGGTTTTATTTTTGTGGGCCTGATGAAAGTAAACGGTGAGCCTTTTGTTATTGAATATAATGCCCGAATGGGCGACCCTGAAACGGAAGTTGTATTACCACGACTTCAGAATGATTTTGTTGAATTAATGGTGGCAACCGCCGATGGAGAACTGGACCAGATTTCGGTTCAAGTCTCTCCTCAAACTGCGGTAACAACCATGCTCGTATCGGGTGGTTATCCTGGTGATTATGTGACCGGTAAAATCATTTCGGAATTAGATCGTTTAGAAGATGTACTAGCGTTCCATGCCGGGACGTCAGAAAAAAATGGTCAGGTGCTGACTAATGGTGGGCGGGTACTGGCGATAACAGCACAGGCCAATTCGCTGGAAAATGCCGTTCGGAAATCGCAGGAAGCGGCCCGATTGGTGCAATTTGACGGGAAACAGTACCGTAAAGACATTGGGCTTGACCTGATTCGGTACTCCGACTAA